In the genome of Vicia villosa cultivar HV-30 ecotype Madison, WI unplaced genomic scaffold, Vvil1.0 ctg.002073F_1_1, whole genome shotgun sequence, one region contains:
- the LOC131637703 gene encoding methionine aminopeptidase 1A-like produces the protein MSSESDASVNKLSCANCSKPANLQCPKCMELKLPREGSAFCSQECFKSSWSSHKSVHLKAKLSSGGTQNSDSLGEGWLYCVKRGQGRTPKLPYYDWTGALRPYPISPKRIVPAHVVIPDWADDGIPIIEPNSDLQHTVEIKSPDQIERMRETCRIGREVLDAAARIIQPGVTTDEIDRVVHEATIAAGGYPSPLNYHFFPKSCCTSVNEVICHGIPDARKLEDGDIVNVDVTVYYKGVHGDLNETYFVGNVDEESRQLVKCTYECLDKAISIVKPGVRFREVGEVINRHASMSGFSVVKSYCGHGIGELFHCAPNIPHYGRNKAVGVMKAGQTFTIEPMINAGVWRDRLWPDGWTAVTADGKRSAQFEHTLLVTETGVEVLTGRLQTSPNVFPWLNS, from the exons ATGTCCAGTGAATCCGATGCATCCGTTAACAAACTCTCTTGCGCCAACTGCTCCAAACCTGCAAATCTTCA GTGTCCGAAATGCATGGAATTGAAGCTTCCTCGTGAAGGTTCTGCATTCTG CTCCCAAGAATGTTTTAAATCTTCATGGAGTTCGCACAAATCAGTGCATCTGAAGGCAAAACTATCTTCAGGTGGTACACAGAATTCAGACTCACTTGGTGAAGGATGGCTATATTGCGTGAAGAGAGGGCAGGGTCGAACTCCAAAGCTTCCTTACTATGACTGGACTGG TGCGCTGCGGCCATATCCCATATCTCCTAAACGGATTGTCCCAGCTCATGTTGTTATACCTGATTGGGCTGATGAT GGAATTCCCATAATTGAGCCCAATAGTGATCTGCAGCATACTGTTGAG ATCAAGTCACCAGATCAAATTGAAAGAATGAGAGAAACTTGTCGG ATTGGAAGAGAGGTGTTGGATGCTGCTGCTCGGATTATTCAGCCCGGCGTGACAACTGATGAGATTGATAGAGTAGTTCACGAGGCAACTATTGCTGCAG GAGGATACCCTTCACCTCTCAATTACCATTTCTTTCCAAAATCTTGCTGCAC GTCAGTTAATGAAGTGATCTGCCATGGAATTCCTGATGCAAG GAAGCTTGAGGATGGGGACATTGTAAATGTTGATGTCACTGTGTACTATAAAGGCGTTCATG GTGATCTCAATGAAACATACTTTGTCGGAAATGTGGACGAAGAGTCGCGGCAGTTGGTCAAATGCACATATGAGTGCCTGGATAAGGCAATATCCATTG ttaaacctgggGTACGATTCCGTGAGGTTGGCGAAGTTATTAATCGTCATGCTTCAATGTCAGGCTTCTCAGTG GTAAAATCATATTGTGGTCATGGAATTGGAGAGCTTTTCCATTGTGCACCAAACATTCCTCATTATGGAA GAAATAAAGCAGTTGGTGTGATGAAGGCTGGTCAGACTTTTACAATTGAACCAATGATCAATGCAG GTGTCTGGCGAGATCGATTGTGGCCAGATGGATGGACCGCTGTTACAGCAGATGGTAAACGAAGTGCCCAATTTGAGCATACTCTTTTG GTGACAGAAACTGGTGTTGAAGTTTTAACAGGGAGGTTGCAGACATCACCCAATGTTTTTCCTTGGTTAAATTCATAA